Part of the Paludisphaera borealis genome, GCGCCGGCCCATCCTCGAGGGGCTTGAAGAGCGCCAGTTGATGACGGCCTCGCTCGCCCCGATCGGCGACGTTTCGGTCCCCGCGGCCCAGGGCTATCAGCTCACGCTCGACGGCAGCGGGACCACCAGCCCCAAGCAGACGTTCACCGCCACGTCCGACAACGCGGACATCAAGGTGAACGTCGCCCAGGGGCAGTTCTGGACGATCAACGTCACCCACCTGGCGTCCACCACCGCCGGCGACGTCACGTTCATCAATCAGCCGATGACGTTCCAGTTCTTTCCCGGTCTGACTCCGAACACCGTCGACCGCATCACCAACTTCACCAATACCGGTTATTACACCGACACCGGAAAATACTTCCCGCGCATCCTCTCGGGATTCGTGGCTCAGGGCGGATCGAACAGCCCGACCAGCACGTCGTCGTCGAGCGGCACGCCGGGGATCAACACCGAGATCTCCCAGCAGCTCGCCTTCAACAGCGTCGGCCAGCTCGCCATGGCCAACTCCGGCACCGCCGGTTCGAGCGACGCCCAGTTCTTCATCACGTTCGGCCCGCAGCCGGCCCTCAACTACAATTACACCATCTTCGGCCAGCAGGTGTCCGGCTTCAACACTCTGACCGACATGTCGAACGTGACAGTCCACTCGAACGGCGCTTCACCGCCCGAGGTCTCCGTCCCCGACAACCCGGTCACGATCAACTCGGCGACGCTGTCGGACTCGAATCCCAACGGCGTTCTGCTGATCGACAC contains:
- a CDS encoding peptidylprolyl isomerase, with amino-acid sequence MWDRILRKSLFLAISQASGAGRRVAQRSKRRPILEGLEERQLMTASLAPIGDVSVPAAQGYQLTLDGSGTTSPKQTFTATSDNADIKVNVAQGQFWTINVTHLASTTAGDVTFINQPMTFQFFPGLTPNTVDRITNFTNTGYYTDTGKYFPRILSGFVAQGGSNSPTSTSSSSGTPGINTEISQQLAFNSVGQLAMANSGTAGSSDAQFFITFGPQPALNYNYTIFGQQVSGFNTLTDMSNVTVHSNGASPPEVSVPDNPVTINSATLSDSNPNGVLLIDTTSAHPGEKANITVTATDPSDGTTSTQTFVVYTPAVTGAVRQIGDVLIATPVPGTWKQLKTTTNTIEVNQVAAPTIPPSEKVQVVVNGVLDSIQPAADSLSQIVAYGSKASDKITVSNDITIPATIDGGRGGKNVVTGGGGYTLAHGWFGRSTLVAGSGYNKLIGRQGQVRFRANKATALAFTGRARGRASNGQPLKPGGTYYRFINNHLVPVLKINS